From one Melioribacteraceae bacterium genomic stretch:
- a CDS encoding TonB-dependent receptor, protein MKKLLFGLLFAASVTLAQSAGQIVGKVIDKITKQPIPGVNILVVDTQFGAASDLNGNYEISNVPIGNYQLRASAIGYSTITRVDVIVNSARPAQVNFELSETILELDDVTVTSDLFETEPTEVTSIKKFSYEEIRRSPGGFEDVVRALSVLPGVAQQSSGRNDLVVRGGAPSENLYIVDGFVFPTINHFGNQGATGGPLSFVNLDFVEDVSFSTGGFSSLYGDKLSSVLNIDLRNGRNDRLGGKATISASQFGLNLEGPTGDQSNFIFSVRRSYLDFIFNAAGFNFVPEYYDLLGKYNFNIDNSNRFSFLFIGALDRVKFNNNDEEDIFDNARILGSDQNQYVTGIKYHHLFGKGILSFSASRSYINFESFQNDTLLNPIFKNNSKEAEHELKGELVYKLSSNAELNAGASAKFINFDADVLFPNNFVTTFGDTLTQNNLVTNENFTKLGAYLQYSNVFFNRLRFNLGGRVDYFDAIENQVYVSPRFSTAYNFNNLTSLNFSTGIYYQFPSYIWLLAGNRNLDAIRVNQYVLGLSHRLSENIRIKLEGFYKDYQDYPTSTLRPYLVLANTGAGYGGSEDNFESFGLEPLISEGYGRARGVELSVQKRSTGQGLYGLLSATYSQSDFTSLDGIERPSTYEQEFIFNISGGYIFNAEWEVSFKFRYASGRPSTPYNFDGTQTLSNYLTETLPPIHALDLRVDKRWDLGGLSLITYLDIQNIYNRSNIQNIRWDYKEMKVDDTSSIGILPSIGISLEF, encoded by the coding sequence ATGAAAAAATTATTATTTGGATTATTGTTCGCGGCTTCGGTGACGTTGGCTCAATCGGCTGGTCAGATTGTAGGCAAAGTAATTGACAAAATTACGAAACAGCCAATTCCGGGTGTCAATATTTTGGTGGTAGATACGCAATTTGGCGCGGCTTCAGATTTAAATGGCAACTATGAAATCAGTAATGTACCGATAGGTAATTATCAGTTAAGAGCCAGCGCGATTGGCTATTCAACTATTACACGTGTTGATGTTATTGTAAACTCAGCCAGACCGGCACAAGTAAATTTCGAATTAAGCGAAACCATTTTAGAATTGGATGATGTTACCGTAACTTCAGATCTATTTGAAACAGAACCGACTGAAGTAACTAGTATAAAAAAGTTTTCCTATGAAGAAATTAGAAGATCACCCGGCGGATTTGAAGATGTTGTACGAGCACTTTCGGTATTACCCGGTGTTGCTCAACAATCATCTGGACGAAATGATTTAGTTGTTAGAGGCGGAGCACCTTCGGAAAATTTGTACATAGTTGACGGATTTGTTTTTCCCACGATTAATCATTTCGGAAATCAAGGTGCGACCGGTGGTCCACTTAGTTTTGTTAATCTCGATTTTGTAGAAGATGTATCTTTTTCGACCGGCGGTTTCTCTTCACTTTACGGAGATAAACTTTCATCTGTACTAAATATTGATTTACGCAATGGAAGAAATGATAGACTTGGTGGTAAAGCAACAATCTCAGCTTCACAATTCGGATTGAATTTGGAAGGACCAACCGGCGATCAAAGTAATTTTATTTTTTCGGTGAGAAGAAGTTATCTCGATTTTATTTTTAATGCGGCGGGATTCAATTTTGTGCCGGAGTATTATGACTTGCTTGGCAAATACAATTTTAATATAGATAATTCCAACAGATTCTCATTTCTATTTATCGGAGCACTGGACAGAGTAAAATTTAATAATAACGATGAAGAAGATATTTTTGATAACGCAAGAATTTTAGGAAGCGATCAAAATCAATATGTAACGGGAATTAAATACCACCATCTTTTCGGTAAAGGAATTTTATCATTCAGCGCTAGCAGAAGTTATATCAATTTTGAGTCATTCCAGAATGATACATTATTAAATCCAATCTTTAAGAATAATTCCAAAGAAGCCGAACATGAATTAAAAGGGGAGTTGGTTTACAAACTTTCTTCTAATGCCGAATTAAACGCCGGAGCTTCTGCAAAGTTCATAAATTTTGATGCGGATGTTTTATTCCCAAATAATTTTGTTACAACATTTGGCGATACACTTACCCAAAATAATTTAGTAACAAATGAAAACTTCACCAAATTGGGCGCTTATCTGCAATACAGCAATGTGTTTTTTAATCGACTTAGATTTAATCTCGGTGGGCGTGTTGACTATTTTGATGCGATTGAAAATCAAGTTTATGTAAGTCCGAGATTTTCCACGGCATATAATTTTAATAATTTGACAAGTTTGAATTTCAGCACGGGAATTTACTACCAATTTCCATCATACATTTGGCTGCTTGCCGGAAACCGTAACTTGGATGCGATAAGAGTCAATCAATACGTTCTCGGCTTATCTCATCGTTTATCGGAGAATATCAGAATAAAACTGGAAGGATTTTATAAAGATTATCAAGATTACCCTACAAGTACATTAAGACCGTATCTTGTTCTCGCTAATACCGGCGCGGGTTATGGCGGTTCGGAAGATAATTTTGAATCGTTTGGATTGGAACCTTTGATAAGCGAAGGTTATGGAAGAGCAAGGGGAGTCGAGCTTTCTGTTCAAAAAAGATCGACCGGACAAGGATTATATGGATTGCTAAGCGCAACTTATTCTCAATCTGATTTCACTTCTCTTGACGGAATTGAGAGACCCAGCACATACGAGCAAGAATTTATATTTAATATAAGCGGCGGATATATTTTTAATGCTGAATGGGAAGTTTCTTTTAAGTTCAGATATGCCTCGGGCAGACCGAGTACGCCATATAATTTTGACGGTACACAAACTTTATCCAATTATTTAACCGAAACTTTACCACCGATTCACGCATTGGATTTAAGAGTTGATAAGCGCTGGGATTTGGGCGGATTAAGTTTAATAACTTATTTAGACATACAGAATATTTACAACCGAAGCAACATTCAAAATATCAGATGGGATTATAAAGAAATGAAAGTCGATGATACATCTTCAATTGGTATACTTCCGTCAATTGGTATCAGTCTGGAATTTTAA